The Pyxidicoccus xibeiensis region AGTTCTACTTCCGCACCACGGACGTGACGGGCACGGTGAAGCTGCCGGACAACGTCGAGATGGTGATGCCGGGCGACAACATCGCCATCGAGGTGGAGCTCATCACCCCGGTGGCCATGGAGAAGGAACTCCGTTTCGCCGTCCGCGAGGGTGGCCGTACGGTTGGCGCCGGCGTCGTGGCCGAGATCATCGAGTAACTTGCCTGGGCGGCCTTCGGGTTGCCAGGCTCAACATTCCCGATTCCGAGGGGAGGGCTCCTTCGTGGTAGCCTTCCCCTCTCGTATCTGGTGAGGTAGGTCATGCCGAAGGGCAATCGTTCCATCATTTCGCTTGAGTGCACCGTGTGCAAGGAGCGGAACTACACGACCACGAAGAACAAGCGGAAGAGCCAGGACAAGCTCGAGCTGAGCAAGTTCTGCCCTCGGTGCCGCAAGCATCAGGACCACAAGGAAGGCAAGGTCTAGGTCTGTAGTTCCAGGGTTCTAGGCCAGTAGCTCCAACGGTAGAGCAGCGGTCTCCAAATCCGCGTGTTGGGGGTTCGAATCCCTCCTGGCCTGCCAACTCTCAGTGGGAGCGGGGCCCCCGGTACCTGGAGGTACCGGGGGTTCCTGTGTTTTCGCTGTCCCACATTTTCGCATCCGTAGTACCCCCGTGAGGCACCATGGCGACGGCATCAGAGGCCAGCCAGCAGGCTAACCGTTCGGCGATCGACCCGAAGCGGCTCGTGGTCATCTTCTATCTCCTCGCCGGCATCATCCTGGCCCTCTTCATGGAGCGGGTCTTCGGGGTGCTGTGGGCGCGGTTCGGCTGGAGCGACCCGGTCCTCATCGACGGCCTGGACTGGAAGGTGTCCACGCTGGTGGGCTACCTGCTCGCCGTGGGACTGGCCCTGGCGACCTATCTCCACCCGCGCACCCACTCGCTCTCCATCGAAGTGGCCTCGGAGATGATGAAGGTCACCTGGCCTACCTGGCAGGAGACCCGGACGTCGACCATGGCCGTGGTCGTCGCCTCGCTCGTCGCCGCGGTGCTGCTCTTCTTCATCGATACCGTCGCCTACAACTTGATGGTGGAGTGGCTGCCGGCCGTGTGGGGGAAGCTGTAATGGCGATGAAATGGTACGTGGTCCATACCTACTCGAACTTCGAGAACCAGGCGAAGAAGAGCCTGGAGGAGAAGGTTCGTCTCGAGGGCCTCCAGGACCAGTTCGGCGAAATCCTGATTCCCATGGAACAGGTCGTCGAGATGGTGAAGGGCGAGAAGAAGACCTCCCGCCGCAAGTTCTTCCCCGGCTACATCTTCGTGCAGATGGAGCTGAACGACCGGACGCTCCACCTGGTGAAGAACACGCCGAAGATCACCGGCTTCCCGGGCACGGCGCAGCACCAGAATCCGCTGCCCATCTCCGACCAGGAGGTGGCCCGGCTGACCTCGCAGATCTCCGAGGGCACGCTCAAGCCCAAGCCCAAGGTGCAGTTCGACGAGGGTGACACGGTGCGCGTCATCGACGGCCCGTTCGCCAACTTCAACGGCACGGTGGAGGAGGTCAACGCGGAGAAGGGCCGGGTGAAGGTGCTCGTGAGCATCTTCGGCCGCGCCACCCCCGTGGAGCTGGACTTCATGCAGGTGGAGAAGACCACCGGCTAGTCCGTTGTTCTTTCGCCGTGCGCTCCTGTAAAGGGGTGCGCGGCGTTCGTGTATTCCGGGCTCGACATGGGCCCGGACCCATGGGTGGGAGGGCCTCCCCGTCTGGCGGCCCGTCGGAACCACCCCCTCGAAAGGCAGTCGTCAGCCGATGAAGAAGGTCACAGGACAGGTCAAGCTGCAGATTCCCGCCGGCAAGGCGAACCCCGCTCCGCCGATCGGCCCCGCGCTCGGTCAGCAGGGCGTGAACATCATGGAGTTCTGCAAGCAGTTCAACGCGAAGACGCAGGCCGAGGCCAAGGAAGGGCTCATCATCCCGGTGATCATCACCGTGTATGCCGACCGCTCCTTCACCTTCATCCTGAAGACGCCGCCGGCCGCCATCCTCATCAAGAAGGCGGCGGGGCTGCACACCGAGAAGAAGAAGGGTTCGGGCGCGAAGAAGCCGGGCAAGGAGAAGGTCGGGCAGATCACCCGCGCCCAGCTCGAGGACATCGCGAAGAAGAAGATCCAGGACACCACCGCCGCGTCGCTCGAGGCCTGCATGAACACCATTGCCGGCACCGCGCGCTCCATGGGCATTGACGTCGTCGGCTAGGCCGCCGCCCACCCACTCACGACAAGGATTTCTGTCATGGCTCAGAATGGGAAGAAGTTCCGTGCGGCCTCCGCCCTGGTGGACCGCGAGAAGCGCTATCCGATCTCCGAGGGCTTCGCCCTCCTGAAGAAGACGGTGGAGGCACGCGCCTCCAAGTACGACCAGACGGTGGATGTCGCCATCAACCTGGGCGTGGACCCGAAGCACGCGGACCAGATGGTCCGTGGCGCCGTGGTGCTCCCGCACGGCACCGGCGCCACCGTGCGCGTGGCCGTGTTCGCCAAGGGCGAGCGCGCGACGGAGGCCAGCAACGCCGGCGCGGACATCGTCGGCGCCGAGGACCTCCAGAAGCGCATCGAGGAGGGCTTCCTCGACTTCGACACCGTCATCGCCACCCCGGACATGATGGGTGTCGTCGGTCGCCTCGGTAAGGTGCTCGGCCCCCGCGGCCTGATGCCGAACCCGAAGGTCGGCACCGTCACCATGGACGTCGCCAAGGCCATCCGCGACGCCAAGGGCGGTAAGGTCGACTTCCGCGCCGAGAAGGCCGGCATCGTCCACGCGAAGATGGGCAAGTCCTCCTTCGAGACGGACAAGCTCGAGGCCAACTTCAACGCGCTGGTGGACCTGGTGATGAAGCTCAAGCCGGCCACCGCCAAGGGCGTCTACCTGAAGGGCATCGCCATCTCGACGACCATGGGGCCGGGCATCAAGCTCGACACCACGGAAATCCTGGCGCGCCACCGGTAGGCCTCCCCGGGGGGCAGGCGGGTGTGGCACCCCTGAGGGGGGCGTCAGGCCCGTCGCCTGCCGGACGTCACAGGTTCGAAAGTTCTGGATATTTGCTGAAGCCGGGGGTATAGGCCCCCGGCTTTGCAATTGGAGCGCCACGTCGCGAGACGGGGTGTTCCGACCTGGTTCATGACAGCAGGGACCAGGGGAAGAGGGGACGTGTCCCGTTGGGAACCGGGCAACCGGTCGGGCCGTTCTTTCAACCCCGGGTTCAAACGACCGTAAGGTCAGCCCTGCCGAGACTGAGGGTGCGGTGTGGTGCCTCTCGGAGGCTCCTCTCGCTCTGCCACTTTGGCCCAGGCATCACGCCCGTCGGAAACGGCGGGCCAGTAAGGAGGTGAGTCAAAGTGCTGAAGAGCGAGAAGGAAGAGATGATCAAGGAGCTCCACGAGAAGTTCGCGCGGACCAAGTCGGCCGTCGTCGCCGAGTTCTCCAAGGTGGACGTGGAGACGGTGACGAAGCTGCGCAAGAAGTTCCGTGAGGGCGGCGTCGAGTACAGGGTCATCAAGAACACGCTGGCGCGCCGTGCGGCGCAGGGCACGTCCGTGTCGGTCATCGCTGATGACTTCACGGGTCCCGTGGCCCTGTGCATCAGCTACGGCGATGTGGTGGCCCCGGCGAAGATCCTGACCGAGTTCACGAAGGACCTCGAGGACAAGATCAAGATCCGCGCCGCCGTCGTCGAAGGCCGCAAGGTCGACGTCAACGGTGTGAAGGCCCTGGCGAAGCTGCCGGGTCTGCCGGAGCTCCGGGCGCAGCTGCTGGGCATGCTGAACCAGCCCGCAGGCAAGCTGGTCCGGACGATTGCCGCCCCGGGTTCCCAGCTCGCGCGGGTCCTCCAGGCCCACGCGGACAAGTCCCAGGGGTAGTTTCCCTGATTCATCCGAGAAGCATTGCTTTCCAAACCCCTTCGGCCGCACCTCCCCAGAGGGGAAGTCGGCCGTTAGTCGATACCAGAAGGACACAGTTCAATGGCTGACCTGAATGCGATCGTTGACCAGCTCTCCTCGCTGACCGTCATGGAGGCGGCGGAGCTGGTGAAGCAGCTCGAGTCCAAGTGGGGCGTCTCCGCCGCCGCTGTTGCCGTGGCCGCTGGCCCGGCCGCCGCCGCCGCCGCTCCCGCCGAGGAGAAGACGGAGTTCACGGTGGTGCTGGCCAACGCCGGCGCCAACAAGATCAACGTCATCAAGGAGATCCGCGCCATCACCGGCCTGGGCCTGAAGGAGGCCAAGGACCTGGTCGAGGGCGCCCCGAAGAACGTCAAGGAAGGCGTCAACAAGGACGACGCCAAGAAGATCAAGGACCAGCTCACCGCGGCTGGCGCCACCGTCGAAGTCAAGTAACGCCTACAGGGGCTGCCCGGTTTTCCGGGAATTTACAGGCAGCCACCTGACCGGATGAGCAGGCCGGCGCTCCCAGCGAGGGGGTGCCGGCTTTGCCCATTTGACAGTTACAAATTTCCCGGCGCCGCCGCGCGTTACTGAAGTTTGCCCGCCCGAGCAGTCGTCACCGGAGCCAGAATGCCGACGCAGATCCAGAACAATTTCCGCGTGCGGAAGACCTTCGCGAAGATCGCGAAGATCATCGACATTCCCAATCTTATCAACATCCAGAAGCAGTCTTACGAGAAGTTCCTCCAGGCGGACATCGCCCCTGAGAAGCGTGAGGATCTCGGCCTTCAGGGTGTCTTCAAGTCGGTCTTCCCCATCCGCGACTTCAACGAGACGTCGTCGCTGGAGTTCGTCAGCTACCACCTGGAGCGTCCGAAGTACGACGTCGATGAGTGCCACCAGCGTGGCATGACCTACTCGGCACCCATCAAGGTCGTCGTCCGCCTGGTCGTGTGGGACAAGGACGAGGAGACGGGCGCCCAGTCCATCCGTGACGTGAAGGAGCAGGAGGTCTACTTCGGGGAAATCCCGCTGATGACCCAGAACGGCACCTTCATCATCAACGGCACGGAGCGCGTGGTCGTCAGCCAGCTGCACCGCAGCCCGGGTGCCTTCTTCGACCACGACAAGGGCAAGAGCCACTCGTCCGGCAAGCTGCTCTACAACGCCCGCATCATCCCCTACCGCGGTTCGTGGATCGACTTCGAGTTCGACCACAAGGACCTGCTGTACGTGCGCATCGACCGGCGCCGCAAGCTGCCGGCCACCGTGCTCATCCGCGCCCTGGGCGCCGTCAGCGACACCGCGAAGAAGAACCCGCTCGAGTTCAAGGGCTCCACCGAGGAGATCCTCAACTACTACTACGCGACGGAGACCATCTACCTCCAGAGCGCGCAGGACTTCGAGAAGAGCGTCGAGCTGGAGCTGCTGCCCGGCCAGCGCGCCACCCGTGACATCAAGACGAAGACGGGCGAGCTCATCGTCAAGAAGAACCGCAAGTTCACCCGCGCCGCCATCAAGAAGCTCGAAGCGGCGAAGATGAAGACGCTGCCCATCGACGCGGACGAGCTCTTCACCAAGGTGTCCGCCTACGACGTGGTGGACGAGAACACCGGCGAGGTCATCCTCGAGTGCAACGAGGAGGTCTCCCAGGACAAGGTCGACGAGCTCCTCAAGCGCGGCATCAAGGAGTTCAAGGTCCTCTTCATCGACAACCTCAACGTGGGTCCCTACCTGCGTGAGACGCTCATGCTGGACAAGCTCGAGACGCCCGAGCAGTCCATCATGGAGATCTACCGCCGTCTGCGTCCTGGCGATCCGCCGACGCCCGAGACGGCCATCAACCTGTTCACCAACCTGTTCTTCAACCCCGAGCGCTACGACCTGTCCAAGGTCGGCCGCCTCAAGCTGAACTTCAAGTTCGGCCTCGAGGAGCCGCTCGACGGGCAGATCCTCACGAAGCGGGACATCCTCGAGGTGATCCGCTACCTGATCGACCTGAAGAACGGCAAGGGGACCATCGACGACATCGACCACCTGGGCAACCGCCGCGTCCGCGCGGTGGGCGAGCTGCTGGAGAACCAGTACCGCATCGGCCTAGTGCGCATGGAGCGGGCGATCAAGGAGCGCATGAGCCTCCAGGAGATCGAGACGCTCATGCCGCACGACCTCATCAACGCCAAGCCCGTCACGGCGGTCATCAAGGAGTTCTTCGGGTCCAGCCAGCTGTCGCAGTTCATGGACCAGACGAACCCCCTGTCCGAGGTCACCCACAAGCGGCGCCTGTCCGCCCTCGGGCCCGGCGGCCTCACCCGCGAGCGCGCGGGCTTCGAGGTGCGCGACGTGCACCCGACGCACTACGGCCGCATCTGCCCGATTGAGACGCCGGAAGGCCCGAACATCGGCCTCATCGCGTCGCTGTCCACCTACGCGCGCGTCAACGAGTTCGGCTTCGTGGAGACGCCGTACCGCAAGGTGGAAGCGGGCATCGTGACGACGGACGTGGCCTTCTACTCGGCGCTCGAGGAGGAGAAGCACACCATCGCCCAGGCGAACGCCGAGACGGACAAGAAGGGCAAGTTCGCCAACGCGCTGGTGTCCAGCCGCCGCGGGGGTGAGTTCGTCCAGGCTCGCGCCGAGGACGTGGACCTGATGGACGTGTCCCCGAACCAGCTGGTGTCGGTGGCCGCGTCGCTCATCCCGTTCCTGGAGAACGACGACGCCAACCGCGCGCTCATGGGCTCCAACATGCAGCGCCAGGCGGTGCCCCTGCTGCGCACCGCGGCCCCGCTGGTGGGCACGGGCATCGAGGCCATCGTCGCGCGCGACTCCGGCGTGACGTGCGTGGCGCGCCGCGACGGCACGGTGGAGAGCGTGGACGCCGGCCGCATCGTGGTGAAGGCGGACGTGCCGGCCAGCCTGAGCGACGTGACGAGCGAGGTCGACATCTACAACCTGCTCAAGTACCAGCGCTCCAACCAGAACACCTGCCTCAACCAGAAGCCCATCGTCAGCAAGGGCGACAAGGTGAGGAAGGGTGACGTCATCGCCGACGGCCCGGCCACCGAGACGGGTGAGCTGGCGCTGGGGCAGAACGTGGTCGTCGCGTTCATGCCGTGGCAGGGCTACAACTTCGAGGACTCCATCCTCATCAGCGAGCGCATCCTCAAGGACGACGTCTTCACGTCGATCCACATCGAGGAGTTCGAGTGCATCGCGCGCGACACCAAGCTGGGCAAGGAGGAGATCACCCGCGACATCCCGAACGTGGGTGAGGAGGCCCTCAAGGACCTCGACGAGAGCGGCATCATCCGCATCGGCGCCGAGGTGAAGCCCGGCGACGTGCTGGTGGGCAAGATCACCCCGAAGGGCGAGACGCAGCTGTCTCCCGAAGAGAAGCTGCTGCGCGCCATCTTCGGCGAGAAGGCCGGCGACGTGCGTGACAGCTCCCTGCGCGTGCCGCCGGGCGTGGTGGGCACCGTCATCAACGCCAAGGTGTTCAGCCGCAAGGGCGTGGAGAAGGACGAGCGCGCCAAGCAGATCGAGTCGATGGAGGAGGCCAAGCTCCTCAAGGACCAGAACGACGAGATCAAGGTCCTCCAGGACAGCGCCTTCGGCCGCATCCGCGCGCTGCTGCGCGGCAAGGAGGCCCAGGGCAAGCTCGTGGACGACAAGGGGAAGATCCTCCTGAAGAAGGGGGACATCCTCAACGACGAGCTGCTGGCCACGGTGCCCTACAAGTACTGGGGTGAGATCTCCGTGGGCGACGCCATCGACGCCCGCCTGCGCGACATCCTCCGCAACCTGGAGGAGACGAAGGAGGCCGTGAAGCTCGCCTTCGGCGAGAAGATTGCCCGCATCAAGAAGGGCGACGAGCTGCCGCCGGGCGTCATCAAGATGGTGAAGGTGTACGTCGCCATCAAGCGCAAGCTGGCCGTGGGCGACAAGATGGCCGGCCGCCACGGAAACAAGGGCGTCGTGTCCCGCATCCTCCCCGAGGAGGACATGCCGTACCTGGAGGACGGGCGTCCGGTGGACATCGTCCTCAACCCCCTCGGCGTTCCCAGCCGCATGAACATCGGGCAGATCCTCGAGACGCACCTGGGCTGGGCGGCCAAGGGCACCGGCGAGGCGCTCCAGCAGTACGTGGAGGCCAACTGGAGCTCCGCGGCCATCAAGGAGCGGCTCAAGGTCATCTACGACGACCCGAAGTTCGGCGAGTTCCTCGACAGCCTCACCGACGAGGAGATCGTCCAGCTGTGCCGCCGCTCCAAGCGCGGCATCCACGTGGCCACGCCGGTGTTCGACGGCGCCCACGAGCTGGAGATCCACAAGCTGCTGGACGAGGGCCACCTGCCGCGCACCGGCCAGATGGTGCTCTTCGACGGGCGCACCGGTGAGCCGTTCGACCAGAACGTCACCGTGGGCGTCATGTACATGCTGAAGCTGCACCACCTGGTGGACGAGAAGATCCACGCCCGGTCGATTGGACCCTACTCGCTCGTCACGCAGCAGCCCCTGGGCGGCAAGGCCCAGTTCGGCGGCCAGCGTCTGGGCGAGATGGAAGTCTGGGCGATGGAGGCCTACGGCGCGGCGTACACGCTGCAGGAGTTCCTCACCGTCAAGTCGGACGACGTGGTGGGCCGCACGCGCATGTACGAGGCCATCGTCAAGGGCGACAACGTCCTGGAGAGCGGCCTGCCCGAGTCGTTCAACGTGCTGCTCAAGGAGCTCCAGTCCCTGGCGCTCGACGTGGAGCTGCTGGAGAGCGCTCCGCCGGAGCGGCAGCGCAGCTTCGGAGGCGACTTCCTCGGCGGCGGTGACGGCGAGGAGCGCAAGACGGGGACCGAGGCCTGATTTAGCCGGAGCGCCCGCCTGACCGGCCGCCCGCCTCCCCTGGCTCGCAAGAGAGGGGAGGGCGCGGCCGGGTCCGGGGCGGGGGCCCGAATCAGCTGGCAGCCCCAATGGGGGCGGCCCAACGAGATTTCGGAGGCAACGTGAAGGACATTTTCAACTTCTTCGAGAAGCCCAAGGACCCGCTGTCGTTCAACGCCATCCGCATCGCGCTGGCGTCGCCCGACAAGATCCGCCAGTGGTCCCATGGCGAGGTGAAGAAGCCCGAGACGATCAACTACCGCACGTTCAAGCCCGAGCGTGACGGCCTGTTCTGCGCCCGCATCTTCGGGCCCGTGAAGGACTACGAGTGCAACTGCGGCAAGTACAAGCGCATGAAGCACCGTGGCGTGGTGTGCGAGAAGTGCGGCGTGGAGGTCATCCAGTCCAAGGTGCGCCGTGAGCGCCTGGGCCACATCACCCTGGCCACGCCCGTGGCCCACATCTGGTTCCTCAAGTCGCTGCCGAGCCGCATCGGCAACCTGCTCGACATCACCCTGAAGGAGCTGGAGAAGGTCCTCTACTGCGAGAGCTACATCGTCCTCGACCCGAAGGCGACGCCGCTGCAGAAGGGCGAGCTCATCAGCGAGGAGAAGATGCACCGGCTCTTCCAGGAGCACGGTGAGGACTCCTTCACCACGGGCATGGGCGGCGAGGCCGTCCGCGAGATGCTCAAGTCGCTGGACGTGGAGAAGCTCTCCGAGGAGCTCCGCAAGGACATGCGGGAGACCTCCAGCGAGGCGAAGCGGAAGAAGTACGCCAAGCGCCTGAAGGTGGCCGAGGCGTTCCGCGTCTCCGGCAACAAGCCCGAGTGGATGATGCTGGACGTGATTCCGGTGATTCCGCCGGACCTGCGTCCCCTCGTGCCCCTGGACGGCGGCCGCTTCGCGACCTCCGACCTGAACGACCTGTACCGCCGCGTCATCAACCGCAACAACCGCCTCAAGCGCCTCCAGGAGCTCAACGCTCCGGACATCATCATCCGCAACGAGAAGCGGATGCTGCAGGAGGCCGTGGACGCGCTGTTCGACAACGGCCGCCGCGGGAAGACGATTACGGGCCCCAACAAGCGGCCGCTCAAGTCGCTCTCCGACATGCTCAAGGGCAAGCAGGGCCGGTTCCGTCAGAACCTGCTCGGCAAGCGCGTGGACTACTCGGGCCGCTCCGTCATCGTCGTGGGTCCCGAGCTGCGCCTGCACCAGTGCGGCCTGCCGAAGATCATGGCGCTCGAGCTGTTCAAGCCGTTCATCTACAACAAGCTCGAAGAGAAGGGCTACGTCACCACCATCAAGTCCGCGAAGAAGATGGTGGAGAAGGAGCGTCCCGAGGTCTGGGACATCCTCGAGGACGTCATCCGCGAGCACCCGGTGCTCCTCAACCGCGCGCCCACGCTGCACCGCCTGGGCATGCAGGCCTTCGAGCCCGTGCTGATTGAAGGCAAGGCCATCCAGCTGCACCCGCTGGTGTGCGCCGCCTTCAACGCCGACTTCGACGGCGACCAGATGGCCGTGCACGTGCCGCTCTCCATCGAGGCTCAGATGGAGGCCCGCGTGCTGATGATGTCGACGAACAACATCCTCAGCCCCGCGAACGGCAAGCCCATCATCGTCCCGACGCAGGACATGGTGCTCGGCATCTACTACATGACCCGCGCCCGCGAGTTCGCCAACGGCGAGGGCCGCATCTTCTCGTCCCCGGACGAGGTGCGCGCCGCGTATGACCACGGCGAGGTGCACCTGCAGGCCAAGGTCGTCTGCCGCATCGACGGCAAGCGCAAGGAGACCACCGTCGGCCGCGTCCTGCTCTGGGAGGTGGTGCCGCGCCGCGTGGGCTTCGACGCCATCAACAAGGTGCTCGACAAGAAGTCGCTCGGCGGCCTCATCGACCTCTGCTACCGCCTCACCGGCGAGAAGGAGACGGTGCTGCTCGCGGACCGCATCCGCAGCCTCGGCTACACCAACGCGACGCGCGCCGGTATCTCCATCGCGCTGAAGGACATGATCATCCCCGCGAAGAAGCAGGAGTTCCTGGACTTCGCGCGGAAGGAAGTGTCCGAGATCGAGAACCAGTACCTCGAGGGCCTCATCACCGATGGTGAGCGCTACAACAAGGTCATCGATATCTGGGCCGAGGTGACGGAGAAGGTCGCGCAGGAGATGATGCAGCAGATCTCCGGCGAGGAGACGACGGGCGACCGCGACGGGAAGAAGGAGACGCGCAAGCAGCCGTCCTTCAACCCCATCTACATCATGGCCGACTCGGGCGCGCGTGGTAGCGCCCAGCAGATCCGCCAGCTGGCGGGTATGCGCGGCCTGATGGCGAAGCCGTCCGGCGAAATCATCGAGACGCCCATCACGGCCAACTTCCGTGAAGGCCTCTCCGTGCTCCAGTACTTCATCTCCACGCACGGCGCCCGCAAGGGTCTGGCGGACACGGCGCTCAAGACGGCCAACTCCGGCTACCTCACCCGCCGTCTCGTCGACGTGGCGCAGGACGCCATCATCAACGAGTACGACTGCGGCACCATGGACGGCCTGTTCATCGGCGCCCTGGTGGAGGGCGGCGAAATCATCGAGCCGCTCGGCGAGCGCATCCTCGGCCGCGTGGCCCTGGACGACATCCTCGACCCCGTCACCGGCGACGTGCTGGTGCGCGCGAACGAGGAGATCGACGAGGAGCGCGTCCGGAAGATCGAGAACAGCGGTCTGGACAAGGTGAAGATCCGCTCGGTGCTCACGTGCCAGGCCAAGCGCGGCATCTGCGTGGAGTGCTACGGCCGTGACCTGGCCCGCGGCCGCAAGGTGTCCGTGGGTGAGGCGGTCGGCGTCATCGCGGCGCAGTCCATCGGCGAGCCGGGTACCCAGCTCACGATGCGCACCTTCCACATCGGTGGTGCGGCGACGCGGCGCGCGGAGCAGTCCAGCCTGGAGAACCG contains the following coding sequences:
- a CDS encoding EF-Tu C-terminal domain-related protein, whose amino-acid sequence is FYFRTTDVTGTVKLPDNVEMVMPGDNIAIEVELITPVAMEKELRFAVREGGRTVGAGVVAEIIE
- the rpmG gene encoding 50S ribosomal protein L33, producing the protein MPKGNRSIISLECTVCKERNYTTTKNKRKSQDKLELSKFCPRCRKHQDHKEGKV
- the secE gene encoding preprotein translocase subunit SecE, which encodes MATASEASQQANRSAIDPKRLVVIFYLLAGIILALFMERVFGVLWARFGWSDPVLIDGLDWKVSTLVGYLLAVGLALATYLHPRTHSLSIEVASEMMKVTWPTWQETRTSTMAVVVASLVAAVLLFFIDTVAYNLMVEWLPAVWGKL
- the nusG gene encoding transcription termination/antitermination protein NusG; the encoded protein is MAMKWYVVHTYSNFENQAKKSLEEKVRLEGLQDQFGEILIPMEQVVEMVKGEKKTSRRKFFPGYIFVQMELNDRTLHLVKNTPKITGFPGTAQHQNPLPISDQEVARLTSQISEGTLKPKPKVQFDEGDTVRVIDGPFANFNGTVEEVNAEKGRVKVLVSIFGRATPVELDFMQVEKTTG
- the rplK gene encoding 50S ribosomal protein L11 translates to MKKVTGQVKLQIPAGKANPAPPIGPALGQQGVNIMEFCKQFNAKTQAEAKEGLIIPVIITVYADRSFTFILKTPPAAILIKKAAGLHTEKKKGSGAKKPGKEKVGQITRAQLEDIAKKKIQDTTAASLEACMNTIAGTARSMGIDVVG
- the rplA gene encoding 50S ribosomal protein L1 is translated as MAQNGKKFRAASALVDREKRYPISEGFALLKKTVEARASKYDQTVDVAINLGVDPKHADQMVRGAVVLPHGTGATVRVAVFAKGERATEASNAGADIVGAEDLQKRIEEGFLDFDTVIATPDMMGVVGRLGKVLGPRGLMPNPKVGTVTMDVAKAIRDAKGGKVDFRAEKAGIVHAKMGKSSFETDKLEANFNALVDLVMKLKPATAKGVYLKGIAISTTMGPGIKLDTTEILARHR
- the rplJ gene encoding 50S ribosomal protein L10; amino-acid sequence: MLKSEKEEMIKELHEKFARTKSAVVAEFSKVDVETVTKLRKKFREGGVEYRVIKNTLARRAAQGTSVSVIADDFTGPVALCISYGDVVAPAKILTEFTKDLEDKIKIRAAVVEGRKVDVNGVKALAKLPGLPELRAQLLGMLNQPAGKLVRTIAAPGSQLARVLQAHADKSQG
- the rplL gene encoding 50S ribosomal protein L7/L12, producing the protein MADLNAIVDQLSSLTVMEAAELVKQLESKWGVSAAAVAVAAGPAAAAAAPAEEKTEFTVVLANAGANKINVIKEIRAITGLGLKEAKDLVEGAPKNVKEGVNKDDAKKIKDQLTAAGATVEVK
- the rpoB gene encoding DNA-directed RNA polymerase subunit beta is translated as MPTQIQNNFRVRKTFAKIAKIIDIPNLINIQKQSYEKFLQADIAPEKREDLGLQGVFKSVFPIRDFNETSSLEFVSYHLERPKYDVDECHQRGMTYSAPIKVVVRLVVWDKDEETGAQSIRDVKEQEVYFGEIPLMTQNGTFIINGTERVVVSQLHRSPGAFFDHDKGKSHSSGKLLYNARIIPYRGSWIDFEFDHKDLLYVRIDRRRKLPATVLIRALGAVSDTAKKNPLEFKGSTEEILNYYYATETIYLQSAQDFEKSVELELLPGQRATRDIKTKTGELIVKKNRKFTRAAIKKLEAAKMKTLPIDADELFTKVSAYDVVDENTGEVILECNEEVSQDKVDELLKRGIKEFKVLFIDNLNVGPYLRETLMLDKLETPEQSIMEIYRRLRPGDPPTPETAINLFTNLFFNPERYDLSKVGRLKLNFKFGLEEPLDGQILTKRDILEVIRYLIDLKNGKGTIDDIDHLGNRRVRAVGELLENQYRIGLVRMERAIKERMSLQEIETLMPHDLINAKPVTAVIKEFFGSSQLSQFMDQTNPLSEVTHKRRLSALGPGGLTRERAGFEVRDVHPTHYGRICPIETPEGPNIGLIASLSTYARVNEFGFVETPYRKVEAGIVTTDVAFYSALEEEKHTIAQANAETDKKGKFANALVSSRRGGEFVQARAEDVDLMDVSPNQLVSVAASLIPFLENDDANRALMGSNMQRQAVPLLRTAAPLVGTGIEAIVARDSGVTCVARRDGTVESVDAGRIVVKADVPASLSDVTSEVDIYNLLKYQRSNQNTCLNQKPIVSKGDKVRKGDVIADGPATETGELALGQNVVVAFMPWQGYNFEDSILISERILKDDVFTSIHIEEFECIARDTKLGKEEITRDIPNVGEEALKDLDESGIIRIGAEVKPGDVLVGKITPKGETQLSPEEKLLRAIFGEKAGDVRDSSLRVPPGVVGTVINAKVFSRKGVEKDERAKQIESMEEAKLLKDQNDEIKVLQDSAFGRIRALLRGKEAQGKLVDDKGKILLKKGDILNDELLATVPYKYWGEISVGDAIDARLRDILRNLEETKEAVKLAFGEKIARIKKGDELPPGVIKMVKVYVAIKRKLAVGDKMAGRHGNKGVVSRILPEEDMPYLEDGRPVDIVLNPLGVPSRMNIGQILETHLGWAAKGTGEALQQYVEANWSSAAIKERLKVIYDDPKFGEFLDSLTDEEIVQLCRRSKRGIHVATPVFDGAHELEIHKLLDEGHLPRTGQMVLFDGRTGEPFDQNVTVGVMYMLKLHHLVDEKIHARSIGPYSLVTQQPLGGKAQFGGQRLGEMEVWAMEAYGAAYTLQEFLTVKSDDVVGRTRMYEAIVKGDNVLESGLPESFNVLLKELQSLALDVELLESAPPERQRSFGGDFLGGGDGEERKTGTEA